A DNA window from Bacteroides cellulosilyticus contains the following coding sequences:
- a CDS encoding RidA family protein — protein MKKVICSQKAPGAIGPYSQAIEANGMIFVSGQLPIDATTGQMAEGAEAQARQSLENIKHILGEAGLTMANIVKTTVFLQDMSLFADMNKVYATYFDGDFPARSAVAVKALPKDALVEIECIAVR, from the coding sequence ATGAAAAAAGTAATTTGCAGTCAGAAAGCTCCGGGAGCTATTGGTCCTTACAGCCAGGCTATCGAAGCGAATGGAATGATATTTGTATCTGGTCAATTACCTATTGATGCGACTACCGGACAGATGGCAGAAGGTGCTGAAGCACAGGCACGTCAGTCATTGGAGAACATCAAGCATATCCTTGGAGAAGCAGGTTTGACGATGGCAAATATTGTCAAGACTACTGTTTTCCTACAGGATATGTCATTGTTTGCAGATATGAATAAAGTATATGCTACTTATTTTGATGGTGATTTCCCTGCCCGTTCGGCTGTTGCAGTGAAAGCCCTGCCGAAAGATGCTTTAGTGGAGATTGAGTGCATCGCGGTTCGCTAA